A single region of the Nocardioides aurantiacus genome encodes:
- the secG gene encoding preprotein translocase subunit SecG, with the protein MVIVFEVLLVITSLLLILLVLLHKGRGGGMSDMFGGGMSSGLGGSSVAERNLDRITIGLLLVWFACVVGLGLLLKTSN; encoded by the coding sequence GTGGTTATCGTCTTCGAGGTCTTGCTCGTCATCACGAGCCTGCTCCTGATCCTGCTCGTCCTCCTCCACAAGGGGCGCGGCGGCGGGATGTCGGACATGTTCGGTGGTGGCATGTCGAGTGGCCTGGGTGGCTCCTCGGTCGCCGAGCGCAACCTCGACCGGATCACCATCGGCCTGCTGCTGGTGTGGTTCGCGTGCGTGGTCGGGCTCGGGCTGCTGCTCAAGACCAGCAACTGA